Proteins encoded together in one Miscanthus floridulus cultivar M001 chromosome 16, ASM1932011v1, whole genome shotgun sequence window:
- the LOC136512724 gene encoding ABC transporter G family member 16-like, whose product MAATSGHAVVVDIDEPASCGSNSDAAGMRQLQPVLPPVPYVLRFTDLSYSVKKRGGGLVGCLPSRRPSNRLASLDAPASSDTTTNGNTKTLLDGISGEAREGELFAVMGASGSGKSTLVDALAGRIARDSLHGGGATLNGEPLHGRRLRAISAYVMQDDLLYPMLTVRETLLFAAEFRLPRALSADRKRARVDALVDQLGLARAADTIIGDEGHRGVSGGERRRVSIGTDIIHDPIVLFLDEPTSGLDSASAFMVVQVLRRIAQSGSVVIMTIHQPSARILAILDRLLLLSRGRTVYAGTPAGLKPFFAEFGAPIPDNENPAEFALDTIREYERSPDGAAPIADFNVKWQHQHGSSASSAAVDKDNKLMPLELAIAESVSRGKLVAGSGGPGGGSAVTVPTFANPPWTEVWVLIKRSFTNTGRMPELFVMRLGTIMVTGFILATIFWRLDDTPKGVQERLGFFAMGMSTMFYVCADALPVFVQERHIYLRETAHNAYRRISYVLANAVVAFPPLVFLSLAFAVTTFWAVGLAGGASSFLFFVLIVLASFWAGSGFVTFLSAVVPHVMLGYTVVVAILAYFLLFSGFFINRDRIPDYWIWFHYLSLVKYPYQAVLQNEFSDASRCFSRGVEMFDGTPIGNMTEAVKLKVLEAISKTLGTNMTATTCVTTGADVLASQAVTDIGKWKCLLVTVAWGFFFRALFYVVLLVGSKNKRK is encoded by the coding sequence ATGGCGGCCACCTCCGGCCACGCCGTGGTGGTCGACATCGACGAGCCAGCCTCCTGCGGCAGCAACAGCGACGCGGCAGGCATGCGGCAGCTCCAGCCGGTGCTCCCGCCGGTGCCGTACGTGCTCCGCTTCACCGACCTCTCCTACAGCGTCAAGAAGCGCGGCGGCGGGCTGGTGGGCTGCCTCCCGTCGCGCCGGCCCAGCAACCGCCTGGCGTCCTTGGACGCGCCGGCATCATCCGACACCACCACCAACGGCAACACGAAGACTCTCCTCGACGGCATCTCCGGGGAGGCAAGGGAGGGGGAGCTGTTCGCGGTCATGGGCGCGAGCGGGTCCGGCAAGTCCACCCTCGTCGACGCCCTCGCGGGGCGGATCGCGCGGGACAGCCTCCACGGCGGCGGGGCCACGCTGAACGGTGAGCCACTCCACGGGCGGCGCCTGCGCGCCATCTCTGCGTACGTGATGCAGGACGACCTGCTGTACCCGATGCTCACCGTCCGCGAGACGCTGCTGTTCGCCGCCGAGTTCCGCCTTCCCCGGGCGCTGTCGGCCGACCGCAAGCGCGCGCGCGTCGACGCGCTCGTCGACCAGCTCGGCCTCGCCCGCGCCGCTGACACCATCATCGGCGACGAGGGGCACCGCGGGGTGTCGGGAGGGGAGCGCCGCCGCGTGTCGATTGGGACGGATATCATCCATGACCCCATCGTCCTGTTCCTCGACGAGCCCACGTCTGGGTTGGACTCGGCTAGCGCGTTCATGGTGGTGCAGGTGCTCCGGCGCATCGCGCAGAGTGGGAGTGTCGTCATCATGACCATCCACCAGCCCAGCGCGCGTATCCTTGCTATACTTGACAGGCTCCTCCTGCTCTCGCGTGGACGCACCGTGTATGCCGGCACGCCGGCGGGGCTGAAGCCGTTCTTCGCGGAGTTTGGTGCGCCGATCCCGGACAACGAGAACCCCGCCGAGTTCGCGCTCGACACCATCCGTGAGTACGAGCGCAGCCCCGACGGCGCTGCCCCAATCGCCGACTTCAACGTCAAGTGGCAGCACCAGCACGGCAGCAGCGCGTCGTCCGCTGCCGTGGACAAGGACAACAAGCTGATGCCGCTGGAGCTGGCCATCGCCGAGAGCGTGTCCCGGGGGAAGCTGGTGGCCGGGAGCGGCGGGCCGGGCGGCGGGAGCGCGGTGACGGTGCCGACGTTCGCCAACCCGCCGTGGACGGAGGTGTGGGTGCTCATCAAGCGCTCCTTCACCAACACGGGGCGGATGCCGGAGCTCTTCGTGATGCGGCTCGGCACCATCATGGTGACGGGATTCATCCTGGCCACAATCTTCTGGCGGCTCGACGACACCCCCAAGGGCGTGCAGGAGCGGCTGGGCTTCTTCGCCATGGGCATGTCCACCATGTTCTACGTGTGCGCCGACGCGCTCCCCGTGTTCGTGCAGGAGCGGCACATCTACCTCCGCGAGACCGCGCACAACGCCTACCGCCGCATCTCCTACGTGCTGGCCAACGCCGTCGTCGCGTTCCCGCCGCTGGTGTTCCTGTCGCTGGCGTTCGCGGTCACCACGTTCTGggcggtggggctggccggcGGCGCCTCGTCGTTCCTCTTCTTCGTGCTCATCGTCCTGGCTTCCTTCTGGGCGGGCAGCGGCTTCGTCACCTTCCTCTCCGCGGTGGTGCCGCACGTCATGCTCGGGTACACAGTGGTCGTCGCCATCCTCGCctacttcctcctcttctccggcTTCTTTATCAACCGCGACAGGATCCCGGACTACTGGATCTGGTTCCACTACCTGTCGCTGGTCAAGTACCCGTACCAGGCGGTGCTGCAGAACGAGTTCAGCGACGCCTCCCGCTGCTTCTCGCGCGGCGTCGAGATGTTCGACGGCACGCCGATCGGGAACATgacggaggccgtcaagctcaagGTGCTGGAGGCCATCAGCAAGACACTGGGGACCAACATGACGGCCACCACCTGCGTCACCACCGGCGCCGACGTGCTGGCGTCGCAGGCCGTCACGGATATTGGGAAATGGAAGTGCCTGCTGGTGACCGTGGCGTGGGGCTTCTTCTTCAGGGCGCTCTTCTATGTGGTCTTGCTCGTTGGCAGCAAGAACAAGAGGAAGTAG
- the LOC136510317 gene encoding protein PLASTID MOVEMENT IMPAIRED 2-like: protein MDKLNERKAAVDKERAGAESELSRERAMAKELERQIEQTKARASSKRSEPHAMRATRASEKGPGAPSSQEERDAAEYAEVSRELDRARRELLRLRLEVKSAAEAKTKAESDIVASAINIQSNLRAADEMKRLVDEANEEHCKIDAVAQARCCSADVIFETIAVDRSLVAVRASNRALAFSSLAFSCCTCASAFFSCALSRFTSSETRMISVRALSMDVMNWKLPALMLSSSFLAASSSASAVCSRALSSASAPAASSFLTLFLSMARTSSISACRTSTLAVVTASFASISRARLTSFRSASILALVASIEAKAMKKLKAAVEGTMQARASQGSRTMTISRFEYEYLSGRAALVRVVADKKVSAAQAWVQALKAGEMALAARAEAAERVTTELRAKEAEAAWTHLRRRLPVRCGRRGARDAAARAAAVSSSSYEQSSSRNANYAFAASTHSLLSLVNAASMGRYGSAAAIDAASMMA from the exons ATGGATAAGCTGAATGAACGCAAGGCCGCCGTGGACAAAGAAAGAGCCGGCGCCGAGTCCGAGCTGTCGAGGGAGCGCGCCATGGCGAAGGAGCTGGAGCGCCAAATCGAGCAGACCAAGGCCAGGGCGTCGTCCAAGAGGTCAGAGCCCCACGCAATGCGGGCGACCAGGGCAAGCGAGAAGGGACCGGGTGCGCCGAGCTCGCAGGAGGAGCGCGACGCTGCCGAGTACGCGGAGGTGTCGCGGGAGCTGGACCGTGCTAGGCGGGAGCTGCTCAGGCTGCGGCTGGAGGTGAAGTCCGCGGCGGAGGCCAAGACCAAGGCCGAGAGCGACATCGTGGCGTCGGCGATAAACATCCAGTCCAACCTGCGCGCTGCcgacgagatgaagcggctggtGGACGAGGCGAACGAGGAGCACTGCAAGATCGACGCAGTTGCTCAAGCTCG CTGCTGCAGTGCCGACGTCATATTTGAAACGATCGCCGTGGACCGTTCGTTAGTCGCCGTGAGGGCCTCCAACCGGGCCCTCGCCTTCAGCAGCTTGGCgttcagctgctgcacctgcgcGTCCGCCTTCTTCTCCTGCGCCTTGAGCCGGTTCACCTCCTCGGAGACTCGCATGATCTCGGTGCGCGCGCTGTCCATGGACGTCATGAACTGGAAGCTCCCGGCCTTGATGCTCTCCAGCTCTTTCTTGGCCGCGTCCAGCTCGGCCTCCGCGGTCTGCAGCAGGGCCTTGTCCTCAGCCTCCGCACCCGCAGCGTCGTCGTTCTTGACACTGTTCCTCTCCATGGCGCGGACCAGCTCCATCTCGGCCTGCAGGACCTCCACGTTGGCGGTCGTCACGGCGAGCTTCGCCTCCATCTCCCGCGCGCGGCTCACGTCCTTCCGCAGCGCCTCGATCTTGGCCCTGGTGGCCTCCATCGAGgccaaggcgatgaagaagctcAAGGCCGCCGTGGAAGGCACAATGCAGGCGAGGGCGTCACAGGGGTCGAGGACCATGACCATCTCGCGGTTCGAGTACGAGTACCTGAGCGGGCGCGCGGCGCTGGTCCGCGTGGTGGCCGACAAGAAGGTGTCCGCGGCGCAGGCGTGGGTGCAGGCGCTCAAGGCCGGCGAGATGGCGCTGGCGGCGCGCGCGGAGGCCGCGGAGCGCGTGACAACCGAGCTGCGCGCAAAGGAGGCCGAGGCGGCGTGGACGCACCTGCGCAGGCGGTTGCCAGTACGGTGTGGGCGGCGTGGAGCTCGCGATGCTGCAGCTCGAGCCGCGGcagtgtcgtcgtcgtcgtacgaGCAGTCGTCGTCCAGGAACGCCAACTACGCGTTCGCCGCGTCCACGCACTCCCTGCTCAGCCTGGTGAACGCCGCCTCCATGGGCAGGTACGGGTCCGCCGCGGCCATCGACGCCGCCTCCATGATGGCTTGA
- the LOC136513022 gene encoding serine/arginine-rich splicing factor RS2Z32-like encodes MPRYDDRYGGTRLYVGRLAPRTRSRDLEYLFGRYGRIREVELKRDYAFIEFSDHRDADEARYQLDGKDVDGSRIVVEFAKGIPRGPGGSREYMGRGPPPGTGRCFNCGIDGHWAKDCKAGDWKNKCYRCGERGHIERNCQNSPRSARRERSYSRSPTPRRGRGRSPSYSRSRSRSYSQSRSLSGSPRGGRRDRDDRRSRSLSRSPMRSASPPPKEKERSPTPDGSRSPRSRSPQDQVMSPPPKDNGEGNGSDRGDSPRGRENSRSRSRSRSPSGGNRSPAANGRSPSPRGDRSPSPKGNGNNDDDDAARGGSPAGSKSP; translated from the exons ATGCCTCGCTATGATGACCGCTATGGAGGCACGCGCTTGTATGTTGGCAGATTGGCCCCCCGTACTCGTTCCCGTGATTTAGAATATCTGTTCGGCAGATATGGAAG AATACGAGAAGTGGAGTTGAAGCGCGACTATGCATTCATT GAGTTCAGTGATCATCGTGATGCTGATGAGGCTCGATACCAACTAGATGGCAAGGATGTTGATGGGAGTCGCATTGTTGTTGAGTTTGCCAAAGGG ATACCACGTGGTCCAGGTGGCTCACGTGAATATATGGGAAGAGGCCCTCCACCAGGTACAGGCCGTTGTTTCAACTGTGGAATTGATGGTCACTGGGCAAAAGACTGTAAGGCTGGTGATTGGAAAAACAAATGCTACCGTTGTGGAGAAAGAGGGCATATAGAAAGAAATTGCCAGAATAGTCCTAGGAGTGCCAG GCGTGAAAGAAGTTACTCACGGTCCCCAACTCCACGCCGTGGAAGGGGTCGCAGTCCAAGCTATAGCAGAAGCAGGAGCCGGAGCTATAG CCAATCGAGATCCCTGTCTGGATCTCCTAGGGGAGGTCGCCGTGACCGTGACGATAGGAGATCAAGGAGTCTCAGCAGGAGCCCCATGCGATCTGCCTCACCGCCTCCAAAGGAAAAGGAGCGCAGCCCCACACCTGATGGAAGCAGGAGCCCGAGGAGTCGCAGCCCCCAGGATCAGGTGATGAGCCCACCACCAAAGGATAATGGCGAAGGCAATGGTTCAGACCGTGGCGACAGCCCCAGAGGGAGGGAAaacagcaggagcaggagcaggagccgcAGCCCATCCGGTGGTAACCGCAGCCCTGCAGCTAATGGGCGGAGCCCGAGTCCTAGAGGTGACCGCAGCCCAAGCCCCAAGGGCAATGGTaacaacgacgatgatgatgctGCCCGCGGTGGTTCCCCAGCAGGAAGCAAGTCACCTTGA